Sequence from the Rutidosis leptorrhynchoides isolate AG116_Rl617_1_P2 chromosome 3, CSIRO_AGI_Rlap_v1, whole genome shotgun sequence genome:
cgattttaaataaagcgtaaagataaatgacgataatataaatgacataaaaatagaacaattgcaactaaaagctttacatattggaaggatattgtgcctaaatatatgttcatttggagcactatcacatgtGCTTTTCGAGGACACGATGAAACTAGAAACTCAAAGAATAGAGGTAATTTTCTTGAATTGTTAAAACTTTTAGCGTCATATAATGATGAACTTGCCAATGTTGTGTTGGAGAACGTCCCATATAACTCACAGTATATAGCAGCGTCGATCCAAAAAGAACTCTTAGGAATCATTGCAAAGAAGGTTCGAAAACATATTCGCAGTGAAGTGGGTGATTCGTACTTTTGTGTCATGGTTGATGAATCACGAGATGAGTCCAAAAAGGAGCAAATGGCTATAGTTATAAGGTTTGTTGATAATGATGGTGTAATTAGAGAACGATTTTTGGATTTTGTACATGTTAGCGATACTTCATCAGTAACCCTTAAGACATGTTTATGGAAACAAATTTTGCTTTACGAGTTTGATACTAGTAAAATTCGTGGCCAAGGTTATGATGGTGCGAGTAACATGAGAGGGGAGTGGAATGGGTTACAAGCGCTTATTCGTAAAGAATGTCCTTTTGCATACTATGTTCATTGTTTTGCACATAGATTGCAACTTGCCTTAGTTGCTGCTTCACGAGAAGTTATACCGGTTCATCAATTTTTCTCAAATTTGACTTTCATTACTAATGTCATTTGTGCTTCTAGTAAGCGCCACGATGTGTTACAAAAAGCTAAGTCAATTGAGATTAAACATTTATTGGAATTAGGTGAAATCGAAACAAGTAAGGGAGGTCATCAAGTTGGGACTTTAAAACGAGCTGGTGATACACGTTGGGGTTCTCATTTTCATTCTGTTTGTAACTTTCTTAACATGTTTAATGCCACCCGTGAAGTTCTTAAGAGTATTATTGAAGATGGATCGTACTCATCTCAACGTTCTGAAGCTGATACAGCTTACAGGTATCTCATATCATTTGAGTTTGTATTTATTTTGCACTTAGTAAAGGAAATAATGAGAAGGGCTGATATTCTGTCTCAAGCTCTTCAAAAGAAAACTCAAGATATTGTTAATGCCATCCGTCTTGTGTCAACAACAAAGAGAAGCCTTAATGAATTCAGAAATGATGGTTGGGATTCGCTATTTGAAAAGGTAACGTTGTTCTCAGAGAAACACCATATAGATATACCCGATATGAAAGCTCTTTATAAGTCTACCCGATATCGTCCTCGTCGACAAGATAATCAGGTTACTGTTGAACATTATTATCGCGTAGATTTATTTATTTGCACT
This genomic interval carries:
- the LOC139901611 gene encoding uncharacterized protein — its product is MFIWSTITCAFRGHDETRNSKNRGNFLELLKLLASYNDELANVVLENVPYNSQYIAASIQKELLGIIAKKVRKHIRSEVGDSYFCVMVDESRDESKKEQMAIVIRFVDNDGVIRERFLDFVHVSDTSSVTLKTCLWKQILLYEFDTSKIRGQGYDGASNMRGEWNGLQALIRKECPFAYYVHCFAHRLQLALVAASREVIPVHQFFSNLTFITNVICASSKRHDVLQKAKSIEIKHLLELGEIETSKGGHQVGTLKRAGDTRWGSHFHSVCNFLNMFNATREVLKSIIEDGSYSSQRSEADTAYRYLISFEFVFILHLVKEIMRRADILSQALQKKTQDIVNAIRLVSTTKRSLNEFRNDGWDSLFEKVTLFSEKHHIDIPDMKALYKSTRYRPRRQDNQVTVEHYYRVDLFICTVDKQLQELDSRFNEQAMELLTLGSLLLPTKDMELFDIDKICLLVEKYYPTDFTEQEINMLRYRLELFRIELIENPKFKDVSTIAQLCTSLVETNKCDPYYLIDRLIRLILTLPVSTATTERGFSVMKIFKNRIRNKMSDDFLASNLVVYVEKDIAQRFDSASVISDFKDLKGRRVEL